One Vallitalea okinawensis DNA window includes the following coding sequences:
- a CDS encoding FprA family A-type flavoprotein translates to MKALEVKKGTYWVGAQDPDLRVFDIIMYTEYGTSYNSYIVKGSDKTALFETAKNKFKDDWFARIEDVTSYEDIDYIILDHTEPDHAGSLEFIVDKCPNATVIGSTSAVNYLKDITNKPFKFQAVKDGDEISLGDKTIRFYLVPFLHWPDSMYSYVVEDKTLITCDSFGCHYSDDRVFNDLIEGDFLDAYKYYFDMIMGPFKPYVLKALNKIKDLEVDTVCPGHGPVLREDIKKYMDLYREWATTIEREKGSIVIAYVSAYGYTEKLAKRIAEGIESVSDYDVLTYDMVTSDQDDVLKEINMAKGLLLGSPTIVADALPPIWGILTSLNPVINKGLISGAFGSYGWSGEAVPNIEGRLKQLKFKIPVEGLRIKFNPSKSDLEKAFEFGVQFGNEVK, encoded by the coding sequence ATGAAAGCATTAGAGGTTAAAAAAGGAACTTATTGGGTAGGTGCTCAAGACCCTGATTTAAGAGTTTTTGATATAATTATGTATACAGAATACGGTACATCTTATAACTCTTACATTGTTAAAGGATCAGATAAAACAGCTTTATTTGAAACAGCCAAAAATAAATTTAAAGATGATTGGTTTGCTCGCATTGAGGATGTTACAAGCTATGAGGATATTGACTATATCATATTGGACCATACAGAGCCAGATCACGCTGGTTCCCTTGAATTTATTGTAGATAAATGTCCTAATGCTACTGTTATTGGTAGTACATCAGCAGTAAACTATCTTAAAGATATCACCAATAAACCTTTTAAGTTTCAGGCTGTAAAAGATGGTGATGAAATCAGTTTAGGCGACAAAACAATTCGTTTTTACTTAGTTCCATTCCTTCACTGGCCAGACAGCATGTACTCCTATGTGGTGGAAGATAAGACCCTAATCACATGCGATTCCTTTGGTTGTCATTATAGTGATGATCGTGTATTCAATGATTTAATCGAAGGCGACTTCCTTGATGCTTACAAATACTATTTCGATATGATTATGGGACCTTTTAAACCTTATGTATTGAAAGCCCTTAATAAAATTAAAGATTTAGAAGTCGATACTGTTTGTCCAGGTCATGGTCCAGTTCTAAGAGAAGATATTAAAAAGTATATGGATCTCTATAGAGAATGGGCAACAACTATTGAACGAGAAAAAGGCAGCATCGTTATTGCTTATGTATCTGCCTATGGCTATACAGAGAAGTTAGCAAAAAGGATAGCAGAAGGTATTGAATCTGTCTCCGATTACGATGTTCTCACCTATGATATGGTAACATCAGATCAAGATGATGTCCTAAAAGAAATTAATATGGCAAAAGGTTTACTCCTTGGTTCACCTACTATTGTAGCTGATGCGTTACCTCCAATCTGGGGAATTCTCACATCACTGAATCCAGTTATTAATAAAGGTTTAATCTCCGGAGCATTTGGATCCTATGGTTGGAGTGGTGAAGCAGTGCCTAATATTGAAGGTCGTTTAAAACAATTAAAATTTAAGATTCCTGTAGAAGGACTTCGTATTAAATTCAACCCAAGTAAAAGCGACTTAGAAAAAGCCTTTGAGTTTGGTGTACAATTTGGAAATGAAGTAAAATAA
- a CDS encoding FeoA family protein gives MRLSEVKAGDTIEITSLPNPIIRAQAIRLGIYEGAVIRCSEKINKGPVILQNRLQEIAIGHKLASQIIVEIITDHRSAKNEKKGPSLSYGYK, from the coding sequence ATGAGATTGTCCGAAGTAAAAGCAGGGGATACAATTGAAATAACTTCATTACCTAACCCTATTATTCGAGCTCAGGCCATTCGTTTAGGCATCTATGAAGGTGCTGTTATACGCTGTAGTGAAAAAATTAACAAGGGTCCAGTAATATTACAGAACCGTTTACAAGAAATAGCTATAGGTCATAAGCTAGCTTCTCAAATCATTGTTGAGATAATAACGGATCACCGTTCTGCAAAAAACGAAAAGAAAGGACCTAGCTTAAGCTATGGGTATAAATAG
- the feoB gene encoding ferrous iron transport protein B, which yields MAAKKLVLAGNPNVGKSVFFNALTGIYVDVSNYPGTTVDISKGKYNDYEVIDTPGVYGVSSFNDEERVARDVILQADLILNVVDAVHLDRDLFLTQQLIDMGKPVIVALNMMDEVEHNGLTIDIPLMEELLGVPIIPTVAPKKKGFEALKKNLGQASTGNKIVGIKDYLAKYENTVDHASEALMILEEDEEIIAKYNVNGGTLRDKIYSQRRTRINNVIDLTLKEMALNISFKQKLSKWMLRPVTGVPILLATLIFMYFFLGDFIAQDIVGVTEELIMGTWYYEFIMSIIGPFFTEGSFFFELLIGESGLLTMVPTYVLGLLLPLVVGFYFLLALLEDSGYLPRIAALLDKTLTKIGLNGKAVIPMILGFGCVTMATITTRILGSKRERFIATMLLTLAIPCSAQLGVIVVMASSLAPQLTLAYVLTIIAVFVVVGLALNKLMPGESTDLLIDIPPLRLPRIGNVLSKTWTKSWHFLTEATPLFMIGAVLITLLQFFNILASIQNALAPIVVSLLRLPKEVTTPFIMGIIRRDFGAAGLFTLTEQGLLSPEQTVVALVVITLFVPCIAAALVLFKERGWKHAVAIWVGSFAIAFATGGLLAALLV from the coding sequence ATGGCAGCTAAGAAACTTGTTCTAGCAGGTAATCCTAATGTAGGTAAATCTGTATTTTTTAATGCCTTAACTGGTATCTATGTAGATGTATCCAACTATCCTGGTACAACTGTTGACATAAGTAAAGGTAAATATAATGACTACGAAGTTATCGATACACCAGGTGTATACGGCGTCTCTTCCTTTAATGATGAAGAAAGAGTCGCAAGAGATGTTATCTTACAAGCAGACTTAATACTTAATGTTGTAGATGCTGTCCATTTAGATCGTGATTTATTCTTAACACAACAATTAATTGATATGGGCAAACCTGTTATTGTTGCATTAAATATGATGGATGAGGTTGAACATAACGGTTTAACTATTGATATTCCCTTAATGGAAGAGCTTTTAGGTGTACCTATTATACCAACAGTTGCTCCTAAAAAGAAAGGCTTCGAGGCACTAAAGAAAAATCTTGGTCAAGCTTCTACTGGGAATAAAATTGTAGGAATAAAAGATTATCTCGCTAAATATGAGAATACAGTTGATCATGCATCAGAAGCATTAATGATTCTTGAGGAAGACGAAGAAATTATTGCAAAGTATAACGTTAACGGCGGCACTTTACGTGATAAAATCTATTCTCAAAGGCGTACCCGTATTAATAACGTTATTGATCTCACCCTAAAAGAGATGGCTCTAAATATCAGTTTTAAGCAAAAGCTAAGCAAATGGATGCTTAGACCTGTTACAGGTGTTCCTATCCTTCTTGCAACTTTAATTTTCATGTATTTCTTTCTAGGTGATTTCATCGCTCAAGATATCGTTGGCGTTACTGAAGAGCTTATTATGGGAACTTGGTACTATGAATTTATTATGTCTATCATTGGACCTTTCTTCACTGAAGGCAGCTTCTTTTTTGAGCTACTCATCGGTGAATCTGGTCTCTTAACCATGGTACCTACATACGTACTAGGGTTATTACTACCTTTAGTAGTTGGTTTCTATTTCTTATTAGCACTATTAGAAGACTCCGGCTACTTACCTAGAATTGCGGCTTTATTAGATAAAACATTAACCAAGATAGGTCTTAATGGAAAAGCAGTCATTCCTATGATATTAGGCTTTGGTTGCGTTACAATGGCTACTATTACCACAAGAATTCTAGGTAGCAAAAGAGAACGTTTCATTGCAACCATGTTATTAACGTTAGCTATTCCATGCTCAGCACAATTAGGAGTTATTGTCGTAATGGCTTCTAGCCTTGCACCACAATTAACCTTGGCTTATGTATTGACTATCATAGCTGTTTTTGTCGTTGTTGGTTTAGCTCTCAATAAATTAATGCCCGGCGAATCAACAGACTTATTAATCGATATTCCACCACTTCGATTGCCTCGAATCGGAAATGTATTATCAAAGACTTGGACAAAATCATGGCACTTTTTAACAGAAGCTACACCTTTATTCATGATCGGAGCCGTATTGATTACATTACTTCAGTTCTTTAATATTTTAGCAAGTATTCAAAACGCATTAGCACCAATTGTCGTTAGCTTATTGAGATTACCTAAAGAAGTAACGACGCCTTTTATCATGGGAATTATCCGTAGAGACTTCGGCGCTGCTGGTCTATTCACATTAACTGAGCAAGGTTTATTAAGCCCTGAACAAACTGTTGTAGCCTTAGTTGTTATTACATTGTTCGTACCTTGTATTGCAGCAGCTCTTGTACTCTTTAAGGAAAGAGGCTGGAAACATGCTGTTGCCATTTGGGTTGGTAGTTTTGCCATCGCTTTTGCAACAGGTGGTCTTCTAGCAGCTTTGTTAGTTTAA
- the larB gene encoding nickel pincer cofactor biosynthesis protein LarB, whose protein sequence is MTDKNIEVILNQVKEGKVEVEDAMKSLKNLPFEDLGYAKIDHHRGLRNGYPEVIYCEGKATEHVVGIVEKMINRGSNVLATRATREVFEAVKKIADHAEYHELARMITIKQQEIVASRHKILVMTAGTSDIPVSEEAAITAEMLGNTVERLYDVGVAGIHRLLSNIDKLNEASVIVTVAGMEGALASVVGGLVDKPVIAVPTSVGYGANLGGISALLTMLNSCASGIGVVNIDNGFGGGYLASTINRQIELAGKVD, encoded by the coding sequence ATGACTGATAAGAATATTGAGGTAATTCTGAATCAAGTTAAAGAAGGTAAGGTTGAAGTAGAAGATGCCATGAAATCATTAAAAAACCTACCTTTTGAAGATTTAGGGTATGCTAAAATTGATCATCATAGAGGTTTAAGAAATGGCTACCCAGAAGTTATATACTGTGAAGGTAAAGCCACAGAGCATGTAGTAGGTATTGTTGAAAAAATGATAAATAGAGGCTCTAATGTATTAGCAACTCGAGCAACAAGAGAGGTCTTTGAGGCTGTAAAGAAAATAGCTGATCATGCTGAATATCATGAGCTTGCAAGAATGATCACGATTAAACAGCAAGAAATTGTTGCTAGTCGGCATAAAATACTAGTTATGACAGCTGGAACTTCTGATATTCCTGTATCAGAGGAGGCGGCAATTACTGCTGAAATGCTAGGCAATACTGTGGAAAGATTGTACGATGTTGGGGTAGCAGGAATACATCGCCTACTCTCCAATATAGATAAACTAAATGAAGCAAGTGTCATTGTTACTGTTGCTGGTATGGAAGGCGCTTTGGCCAGCGTAGTGGGTGGATTAGTGGATAAACCTGTTATCGCTGTTCCCACTAGTGTTGGTTATGGAGCTAACTTAGGCGGCATATCTGCGTTACTTACCATGCTCAACAGTTGTGCAAGTGGCATAGGGGTCGTTAATATTGATAATGGATTTGGTGGTGGTTATCTAGCCAGTACTATTAATAGGCAAATTGAGTTAGCTGGAAAAGTGGATTAA
- a CDS encoding DUF3604 domain-containing protein — MNRYTYKNDSGFFDVEVQTELIVDSELEWKITYTAIKGGINQGGSLKILVPPYQHQRTEEYLQAYDYWKPNYLYAIGEDDGIQVETRIEKVSSAFNHIKRWPDSNRIAIITLLNGLNEGEKIHIVFGGIHRPWLEGDCPPTRVGQLAFKKEGTYLHNRVWIDQLGNGNYEEVQAFPKIKLIPDQPKSILLKAPSVIQPGKAFEIDINVVDRFNNPIFEDDNIGQWQLEIEELEGEKKGLVEYKDKVYKAVIKEEGFYEITVKNHQDLRVDKAVMMCKKSDEKLFWGDIHIHSNLTANIRDNDGGASPKVGYQYAKEVSHLDFICMSEQTFEFNEDRSVNINKATWSKIGEEADKYYEKDKLVTFPGFEFHSQRGDTVVLFKESLAEYPYPAADVKDIPDVWNYYRDKEHLTIPHFHRYCGGRISKDQQEKKYAGFDISHWELSSENERLAEVFSSQWGRFEYGGHPMILKAKSNVKGNTLVDFLNRGKRWGITASSDGHDGNPGYGGVTAVYAKGLNREEIYRGLCSRKTIASTHPRIVIDYSINEYSIGEVVSGERRKTKIINIKAVAPKDIKQIEIIKNGEVHIKEAIDKQWAKLELRDSEVIEEDTYYYVRLTQIDGHIAWTSPIWFV; from the coding sequence ATGAATAGATATACATATAAAAATGATTCTGGATTTTTTGATGTAGAAGTACAGACTGAATTAATTGTTGATAGCGAGCTAGAATGGAAAATAACTTACACAGCCATTAAGGGTGGAATCAACCAGGGAGGCTCTCTGAAAATATTAGTGCCGCCTTATCAACATCAACGTACAGAAGAATATTTGCAAGCCTATGATTATTGGAAGCCCAATTATCTTTACGCTATAGGGGAAGATGATGGCATACAAGTTGAAACTCGAATCGAAAAGGTATCTTCAGCTTTTAATCATATTAAAAGATGGCCTGATAGTAATAGAATTGCGATCATTACTTTATTAAATGGCTTAAATGAAGGAGAAAAAATCCATATTGTTTTTGGGGGGATTCATCGACCATGGTTAGAGGGGGATTGTCCTCCTACAAGAGTAGGACAATTAGCTTTTAAAAAAGAGGGGACTTATTTGCATAATAGAGTTTGGATAGATCAGTTAGGCAATGGTAATTATGAAGAGGTTCAAGCATTTCCAAAAATTAAACTTATACCAGATCAGCCTAAAAGTATCTTGTTGAAAGCACCTTCTGTAATTCAGCCAGGGAAAGCTTTTGAAATAGATATTAATGTAGTAGATCGATTTAATAACCCTATCTTTGAGGATGATAATATCGGTCAATGGCAATTAGAAATAGAAGAATTGGAAGGTGAGAAGAAGGGCTTAGTTGAATATAAAGATAAGGTCTATAAAGCTGTAATTAAAGAAGAAGGTTTTTATGAGATCACTGTGAAAAATCATCAAGACTTAAGGGTAGACAAAGCTGTTATGATGTGTAAAAAAAGTGATGAGAAATTATTTTGGGGAGACATTCATATTCATTCCAACCTTACAGCAAATATAAGAGATAATGATGGAGGAGCATCTCCCAAAGTAGGTTATCAGTATGCTAAAGAAGTATCTCATTTAGACTTTATTTGTATGTCAGAACAAACATTTGAATTCAACGAAGATAGAAGTGTGAATATTAATAAAGCAACGTGGAGCAAGATTGGTGAGGAAGCAGATAAATATTATGAAAAAGACAAACTAGTAACATTTCCGGGATTTGAATTTCATAGTCAGAGGGGCGATACCGTCGTATTATTCAAAGAATCTTTAGCAGAATATCCATACCCTGCTGCTGATGTAAAAGATATTCCTGATGTCTGGAATTATTATAGAGATAAAGAGCACTTAACAATTCCTCATTTTCATCGCTACTGTGGTGGACGGATATCTAAAGATCAGCAAGAAAAAAAATATGCTGGTTTTGATATTAGTCATTGGGAATTAAGCAGTGAGAATGAAAGATTAGCAGAGGTATTTTCTAGTCAGTGGGGAAGATTCGAATACGGTGGTCATCCTATGATTTTAAAAGCAAAATCTAATGTTAAAGGAAATACTTTGGTTGATTTTTTGAACAGAGGTAAAAGGTGGGGTATAACAGCTAGCAGTGATGGACACGATGGTAATCCTGGATATGGTGGAGTTACAGCAGTATATGCTAAAGGTCTCAACCGTGAAGAGATATACAGAGGGTTGTGCAGTAGGAAAACAATAGCTTCTACACATCCCAGGATAGTTATAGACTACAGTATTAATGAGTATTCTATAGGAGAAGTAGTATCAGGTGAGAGGAGAAAGACGAAGATTATTAACATAAAAGCTGTGGCACCGAAAGATATTAAGCAAATTGAAATTATAAAAAATGGTGAAGTTCATATAAAGGAAGCTATCGATAAACAATGGGCTAAACTTGAACTCAGGGATAGCGAGGTAATAGAAGAAGATACCTATTATTATGTTCGCTTAACCCAGATAGATGGGCATATTGCTTGGACCAGTCCTATATGGTTTGTATAA
- a CDS encoding ROK family transcriptional regulator, producing the protein MFKVEKKGKSQMKSRNKIKVFRLILRDGPISRTDIEKKLKLSAPSVTRIVESLRKENLVREIGKEETYVGRKPIHLIANKNARFIIGIHIAKSNLKLCITNLGSEIIYKESRSITHIDEESQFLDELDNMISFSIKQSKIDQEKLLGIGIASRGALDFKSGQIFNIKKGIKQVPIISYLKERYSCEIIMEYSINTELINEYIAMDPSNARKKNLLYIYFGEGVGGSIICNGHVVRGKSNLAAKIGHMLVEPDGDECYCGRKGHLEAYCSKSAIEKAFRDKSGDGKNVDVRAISQLANNNDSVGIEVIHNVLIKLANAINNLLVIINPDIIVLSGEIFDYYEEALSILKDHVGNLVFDPKLNDIEWIVRSKEKVMIDYSATALVMNKVFNV; encoded by the coding sequence TTGTTTAAAGTAGAGAAAAAGGGTAAATCTCAGATGAAGTCACGGAACAAGATAAAGGTTTTTCGGTTGATATTAAGAGATGGACCTATTTCAAGAACAGATATAGAAAAGAAGCTTAAACTATCAGCACCCTCCGTAACAAGGATTGTGGAAAGTTTAAGGAAAGAAAACTTAGTAAGGGAAATAGGGAAAGAAGAAACATATGTTGGAAGGAAGCCTATTCATCTTATAGCCAATAAAAATGCAAGATTCATTATTGGGATTCATATAGCTAAAAGCAATCTGAAGCTTTGTATAACGAATCTTGGTTCAGAAATCATTTATAAGGAAAGCAGAAGCATTACACATATTGATGAAGAAAGTCAATTTCTAGATGAATTAGACAATATGATCTCATTTTCAATAAAACAGTCAAAGATTGACCAAGAGAAACTTCTGGGGATAGGTATTGCATCAAGAGGAGCCTTAGATTTTAAGTCAGGGCAAATTTTTAATATCAAAAAAGGCATCAAACAAGTACCTATTATAAGTTACTTAAAAGAGAGGTACTCTTGTGAGATTATTATGGAATACAGTATCAATACAGAATTGATTAACGAATATATAGCTATGGACCCATCTAATGCCCGAAAGAAAAATCTTCTATATATCTATTTTGGAGAGGGCGTTGGGGGCAGTATTATCTGTAATGGGCATGTAGTAAGGGGTAAATCCAATCTTGCAGCTAAAATTGGCCATATGCTGGTAGAACCAGATGGTGATGAATGTTATTGTGGAAGAAAAGGTCATCTAGAGGCTTATTGCTCCAAATCAGCAATTGAAAAAGCTTTTAGGGACAAGTCGGGTGATGGAAAGAATGTTGATGTAAGGGCTATAAGTCAACTAGCAAATAATAATGACAGTGTTGGCATTGAGGTTATTCATAATGTGCTTATTAAACTTGCCAATGCCATAAATAATTTATTAGTGATTATTAATCCGGATATTATTGTTCTATCAGGAGAAATATTTGACTATTATGAGGAAGCCTTAAGTATTCTAAAAGATCACGTTGGAAATCTTGTATTTGATCCCAAATTAAATGATATAGAATGGATTGTTCGATCAAAAGAAAAGGTGATGATTGATTACAGCGCAACGGCCTTGGTTATGAACAAAGTATTTAATGTATAG
- a CDS encoding rubredoxin, whose amino-acid sequence MDKWVCVVCGWVYDPEIGDPDNGVEVGTPWEKVPEEWVCPLCFVGKDQFEKVE is encoded by the coding sequence ATGGATAAGTGGGTATGCGTTGTGTGCGGATGGGTTTATGACCCAGAGATTGGAGATCCTGATAACGGAGTAGAAGTTGGAACACCATGGGAAAAAGTTCCTGAAGAGTGGGTTTGTCCACTATGCTTTGTAGGAAAAGATCAATTTGAAAAAGTTGAATAG
- the pfkA gene encoding 6-phosphofructokinase, with product MSKEIKTIGVLTSGGDAPGMNATIRAVVRAALNKGLRVMGIRRGYEGLINGDIFEMGPKNVSDIIHRGGTILYSARCPEFKKLEVQKRGAEMCKVFGIEGLVVIGGDGSFQGAQKLANLGINTIGIPGTIDLDIACTDYTIGFDTAVNVAVDALNKLRDTSSSHERCSVVEVMGRDSGHIAVWCGLASGADVVLIPEKKDDYSKEKVIRRIIDNRHQGKSHNIVIVAEGVGGSQDLAKEIENVTGIETRATILGHIQRGGTPTALEIKHASAMGVKAVELLIDGKSNRVVAYKNNEYVDFDINEGLAMDKSVDMSLYEINKVVSRY from the coding sequence ATGAGCAAGGAAATTAAAACAATTGGTGTATTAACCAGTGGTGGTGATGCACCTGGTATGAACGCTACAATTCGTGCAGTTGTTCGTGCCGCATTAAATAAGGGACTACGTGTTATGGGTATTCGTAGAGGATACGAAGGTTTAATCAATGGTGATATCTTTGAAATGGGACCAAAGAATGTTTCTGATATCATTCATAGAGGTGGAACGATTCTTTATTCTGCAAGATGCCCAGAATTTAAAAAACTTGAAGTACAAAAACGTGGTGCTGAAATGTGTAAAGTGTTTGGTATCGAAGGTTTAGTTGTCATTGGTGGTGATGGTTCCTTCCAAGGAGCTCAGAAATTAGCCAATCTAGGCATCAACACAATCGGTATTCCTGGTACTATCGACTTAGACATTGCTTGTACAGACTATACCATCGGTTTTGACACAGCAGTTAACGTAGCTGTAGACGCTCTTAACAAATTAAGAGACACATCTTCATCTCATGAAAGATGTTCTGTAGTAGAGGTAATGGGCCGTGACTCAGGTCATATTGCTGTATGGTGTGGATTAGCTTCAGGAGCGGACGTTGTATTAATTCCTGAGAAAAAAGATGATTATTCTAAAGAAAAAGTTATTAGAAGAATTATTGATAATCGTCACCAAGGTAAGAGTCACAACATCGTTATTGTAGCTGAAGGTGTTGGTGGATCTCAAGATCTAGCAAAAGAGATTGAAAATGTAACAGGTATTGAAACGAGAGCTACAATCTTAGGTCATATTCAAAGAGGTGGTACACCAACTGCCCTAGAAATTAAGCATGCATCTGCTATGGGTGTTAAAGCTGTTGAACTCTTAATTGACGGTAAATCTAACCGCGTTGTAGCTTATAAAAATAATGAATACGTGGACTTCGATATTAACGAAGGTTTAGCAATGGACAAATCTGTTGATATGAGCCTATACGAAATCAATAAGGTTGTATCAAGATATTAA